Genomic DNA from Pempheris klunzingeri isolate RE-2024b chromosome 22, fPemKlu1.hap1, whole genome shotgun sequence:
CACGGGAATGTTGAGGGACATATATGCATGTGGAGTGTTTTATGGCaagtgtgtgttgaggtgttgTCAAAAATATCAAGCACAGAACATCAGGTCACCCATATGTGAACCTCTCTGTGTGAGCAGATTCAGAATTTCACTGTCAAAATACAATGTTGTTGTCAGTGAAGCCATCAATAGAGAGGCTAGAATCAGCTTTAATAAGAGTTTCAGAATTGATAGAGTGGAAAAACTACCGTCTAAACTGGGCCGACCAGCATGTGACTGTAGATTAAAGGATCATTTTTTGGTCTTTAGATGGTTTGTATGTGACTGGGAGCTGTCAGGAGACAGAGAACTGTGCTCACAGGAGGCTGTTCAGTCCctttttgtgagtgttttttttgtgtttgtttttaacatgtagcaacagtaactaggAAACTCATCCTCTCATTAAGAGCAATTGTCTAGTTACACAATTAATGTGATTAATCTATTTGGTAATTCATCCACCCATTTTATGTTGCTTATCTGGGTCCAGGTCAcgttaatttaattaattatctAATTATTGTCATATACTTGTAATAGTAATTTCATATAGAGATAAGTAATTCTTGGCCATTACTACTGGTTTTCCATCTAACTCTCACACTTTGGCCTTGTATGACTGTGAAACAGGTATTGAATTTAACATGGTGAACTCTGCAAAGTCCCAGATTATGAAATGCCCTGATCTTTATCATGGGTGTTGCAGAGTCCACTGGCTCTGACAATGAACGGCTGCACAGCAAAATAACAGGCCTTTTTGGTAAATTATTGAAGTAAAAGTATGCATGAATTGGAAAATGTGTATCTGTCAGAGACACCAAAggaccagtcagtcagtcagtcagtgatggACTTTTCTTGGTTTGGTGGTAAGTGATACAACAGTGAGAGGTGTCCTGTGGTTACAGTGTCAGTTAGAGTCCAAAAACAAGTCAGACCAGTCAGTCAGCTGCTCACATGAAGTACCCGTCCTTCGGGTTTTTCTACTCTGCTCGTGCTTTTGTGCAGGCAAAAATAAACCTGGAATGACTTCTCTGCACCGTCGTTAAGACAGAAAGGGAACTAAATGATTTAAGTGGATGGTGATTAGTTCCTCATGCACCAAACTGGTCTGAAAACTGGCTAAAAATATAACCTCAGTGTTCATTCATGTAGTTTACACAGCGGTAGTGTATAATGCTGTCAGGTATGAGGTAAAGATGCCCAGAATGGTCAAATAAAGTCACTTTCTGTAGTGATATATCCAAATCTACTGCTATATTTGATCTATATTTGCATCTATCTCACCTAGAGTGTCTGTAGGTTTGTCATAGCCAGGGGGGAGGAACCGTCTGttactcaacacacacacacacataaacacacttacacaaactCTATTGTTCTGCAGACAAGCCAGGATAGAAATTCACAGCTTGTTGTCTCATCTCAATAAATGTCATCAACTGGACTTTAATTTAGGAGGAATCATGACCGACAGTGTTTACAGGCAGGATGTCAGCATTTAATAGTGTACAAGCATTTTATCCTCCTGTTTCATCCCTCTGTTCATATGAATcagtaaatgaaaaatataaggTGAACAGCAGGTGttaaaagtaacaataaattcAATTGCTTGCAAATCTTAAACAGTTCAGGGTTGAAATGAGcccttttgtgtgtttaacGCCTCGAGCCTGAGGCTGTGTGTTATTCAGCCATTTGATATTTACTtctcactttctcacttttGTATTTCTTGCTGTCTTCAGTCAGTTCACTCACTGCTCTCTTTATGTTTACAATTTCTACATAAAGAGGGAGACAATAAGCAGGAAAAAGCAATGTGGCTGGTACTATATATTTTTACAGGTTTATAACAGAAATGTAATCTAAGCTTTTATTACATGATATTCATGATCTGGTTTTTAAGTTCATCCAGATAGTAAATGTAGACACGGTCCAAACCGTCAGCACAAACAAATCGGTTGAGCTGGTGCGTTTGGATTGGTTGCTATGACagctgttaccatggtaacatgGTCTATCAGATGCTGAGGGAGTAATCTGCAGAGGGAGACGAAGGAGTCTCAAACActgtcctttgtgtgtgtgtgtgtgtgtgtgtgcccttgtATTACATACTTAATGGGGCCAGAAAACTGGGAGAACACCTACATTTAGgggcccacagtgttttgtAGATGGACCCCACTAGGAACAACGTTGTTCTGAACTATGTTGCTTTTGACAAAGCTAAAAGTGTAGTaagtttggtgatggttaaggttggggtcagggtcagggatGGGTTAGTGTTTTTCAGTTACAGAATAGATTGTGTCTATGGGAAGTCCTCACAAAGACAGCAAAacatataaatgtgtgtgtatgtgtccatAGATGCAGGTGTGGGACACGGCAGGTCAGGAGCGGTTTCGTACCATCACCCAGAGCTACTACCGCAGCGCCCACGGCGCCATCATTGCCTATGACATCACACGACGCTCGACCTTTGACTCAGTGACTCACTGGATCAAGGAGGTGGAGCTCTATGGAGCAGCCAACGTGGTGCTGGTTCTCATAGGTGAGCGTGGGTGTGACTGCTCACACGTGAGTGcacaaatacagtgtgtgtatgtattcaAAGTGAACTGTGCAAGAggatggacaaaataacaaaacaacaagagTATGATGGTATCTATGGTGTCAGCAGCCCTGCAGTAAGAGTGTGTCAGAGATATGTAGCCTGAAGTTTGTGTCGTTGCTGTAGTTAATTGGATTATATCATGAACTCCAGAATAGTTTGAGTGTTGAGTGATTATCTCCCCCAGCTGAGGACAGGCATGTACACTGCAATGTGCCTGTCTCAGTGGTCAGGGATCACTTGATGATCATCACACATTGAGTCCCCTGAAGGTTGTTAAAGGTGATAATTTGGACTCTTTTATTAGCATATGTGGCAACTTTTTGCAGCAAAACTTGGAGCTTAATATGAGAAAAATCTATGTTTTGGGTAtgtaataaaaagataaactTGAACCTGTGTGGTGAAACCCCATTGGATTTTTACAATCCtcaaaatctgtcaaaaaaaacaaaagaaatcaaatcCAAATCATTTAATCACCACATGCATTCTTCTGGATCCATTCTGTTTCAACAAAATGACTTCAAACACATGGCTGATAGTGTAACACTGCACATATATGTTGGCAGCACTTCTTATGGTACTGTGTGTACCCTTAAGGGTGTTTAAATGTGGGCCATGACATGTAAAATAGATGCATCAGTAATAGTATTTAAGGTCATATTGACGCATTATGTTTACTTTTCTCATTATCTCCATCAAGGTAACAAATGTGACCTGGAGGACGAACGGCGGGTTCAGTTTGAGGAAGCCTGCCGCCTGGCAAATGAGGGGGGCATACTAGCTGCTCTAGAGACTTCTGCAAAGGTGATGGGTGTGGTCAATCACATGACACACAGAGGGGAAGTGCGCTGAAATTGTAATCTAAagttttctgtctccctctgtgcGTCCAGGAGAGTCAGAACGTGGAAGAAGCCTTCATGATGATGGCCAGAGAGCTGCTGGCTCGTAACGGTCAAAATGTCCAACAGGGGGATGAAGGGAGCAACAACACACCTCGAGTTCTCCTGCGGGCCAACTCTCGGCCGGTTAATGGCTCCGTGGTTGCTAACACACCATCAGAGAAGAAGTCATGTTGCTGACTCGTATATGGGTTGGACAGGGAAGATGATTTACACCATGAATgccaaatgaatggaaaaagaTGGACGAGCAAAAATGGCCTCAAGGCAATTATTGAAAAGTATTGAAAAATCAATTCAGTGTACTTTTCCATGACTTACCTGCCCCGAGAGAATAGTCCAGCTGGTGCTACAAGGAAAAGGAAGTGAAAGCAGGAATGTTTAGTAATGTGAGTCAGACACAGCTGTGATTAGTGTTTGGTAAAGTTTGCACTAACAAAAGCAACCAAAATTTGATAActgattatttatttaccaCAAATGTAAGAACACAAAGCAGTTTTggatctgttgtgtgttttcacactggaatcatttatatttgtgctgttttttgtcTGCATGCTTCTCTCTGCTGATGCGCCTTTTGAAAAGCTGGGAAAGACTCTGAGTATTTCACCACAAGTGACCTCTTGTGGTGCCTCTATGACGAGCTGCGATCCTCCGCTGATGGGTGAAGCTGCTACAAGCCAGATGactgtgaatgtttgtttcACTTCTATATACATGATGAAGTCTTATGTTGTCATAAATAGCTATAATAGGCTGTGAATTTGCTCTAAACGGATTCTTTAGTTAAGGGTGTCATGCACAAATTCAGGGACAACCACTACGAAGTGCCTCAGTAAAAGACGGGGCCTTCAATAGACCACTTCATTGTGAACACTAGAGGGCACTGTGCTGTTAATCTATAATTGCAGGCTGGTTGCTCTTTGCCTCATACAATGACTACCAGGGTGATTTAAAACATCTGTGACTGCACTAAGATTCAATCaactatgtttacatgcaccCCAGTAAACAGGAAACAAGTCAGATCACATTTAAGACTGAACTTTGACTGCTGTGTTGGGAGGAAGTGATCTTGGCAAACCAAGGTAATTGAGCTGACAAGGTTTCCGTCCAGGGTATGATCTTTCTTTGTGTTCAATGCCAAGTTGGCAAGCCTGACTTAAACACCAACCTGGAAGTCATGTAGCTGGACTTATACTGATTGTTGCTTTTCTTACACTGATACAGTTAATCTGCCTTAATGCTTATTGGGTTTAGTGTGGGAACAATCAGTTGTAGCCTTGTCCTTAATCCAAAATGAAATTTCTACCCAGCAATAAATGATATGTGactattaaatcattttattcatctttagttACTTAAGCAATTTGGGACAGAAGTTCTACAGAATCTGGTCTGTCTTTTAGTCTCTCACTGTCAGCAGGAAATCCATTATCCTGGTTGTAAATATGAAATTGGCTGTTGTGTGTTGGTCTCCAGCACACTGGGTGGCGCCAGCTGACAATCAGTGATGACtttatttccaaaaaaaactaaaacatcatTGACAGAATTCAGTTTCTTAggtgtgtgaaatgtaaaaaagcaATGACTGAGTCAAACTTTCCACCATGGTCACTCTTAAGGTCCGTTATCAGGCCGTTTTCATACTTTGGTACATTCATCTATAATTATCAGTCATTACTTGAACCAACAGCATTATAACAGTGAGTCACCGTATGTGCATCTGCAATTCATGTGGTGAGACTGTAGGGAAATAAGTTCAGTATGTTCCATCATGTCTGTCCATCACTCAATAAACCAaattttcagaaaaaataaaccaaatttTATTTCCAGAAAACAGGTAGACAATGTCATACATTAATTAAtacaaaaagtccaaaaaccctgtttttgaagaaaaaaagcatatcCTAACTAAGTCAATAATTActgtaacagaaaaaagagagtaCCCGCAGTTCATTGTGTGGGAAATTCAAAGAGACGTATTTGTTGGGGGTTATTAGATCTGTTCTGCAAAAGATACAACTTAGCAATATGACATGGCGACTAGTCATCTTTtaagaaaatgttaatgtttcagAATGATTTCTTTCTCTTATCCACACAAGAtggaaattgttaattactAAACAGACATCTTGGCCGCAAAATAATGGATTCATCccaaaattgtatttttactcatcacattctttttttttaacaacaaagCACCATGTCTACGTTTATTAATCCAATCTTTAGCCTGTCCGCAGACATTCTCACTCCATGCAGAACCACGCCAGTCCGCGGATCCGTCTCCATTTTAACTCAGCCTGATGATCTCAAATATGTTGGGCTTCTTCTCCTTCAGGGGTCGAGGCAGAGTCTCGCCCTGT
This window encodes:
- the LOC139221970 gene encoding ras-related protein Rab-19-like, whose amino-acid sequence is MQTPGSELDDSFDFLFKIILIGDSNVGKTCVVQNFRSGIFPEKQQNTIGVDFSVRTVDIEGRKIKMQVWDTAGQERFRTITQSYYRSAHGAIIAYDITRRSTFDSVTHWIKEVELYGAANVVLVLIGNKCDLEDERRVQFEEACRLANEGGILAALETSAKESQNVEEAFMMMARELLARNGQNVQQGDEGSNNTPRVLLRANSRPVNGSVVANTPSEKKSCC